Proteins from one Coturnix japonica isolate 7356 chromosome 5, Coturnix japonica 2.1, whole genome shotgun sequence genomic window:
- the FLRT2 gene encoding leucine-rich repeat transmembrane protein FLRT2: protein MGSWTRMWPSDWAVLLKSWLIFSLGLYMQVSKTLACPKVCRCDRNFVYCNERSLTSVPLGIPEGVTVLYLHNNQINNAGFPAELHNVQSVHTVYLYGNQLDEFPMNLPKNVRVLHLQENNIQTISRAALAQLLKLEELHLDDNSISTVGVEDGAFREAISLKLLFLSKNHLSSVPVGLPVDLQELRVDENRIAVISDLAFQNLTSLERLILDGNLLTNKGIAEGTFSHLSKLKEFSIVRNSLTYPPSDLPGTHLLRLYLQDNQITHIPLTAFSNLHKLERLDISNNQLRMLVKGVFDDLHNLRQLTVRNNPWLCDCSIKWVTEWLKFIPSSINVRGFMCQGPEQVRGMAVRELNMNMLSCPTTTPGLSLIITPVPATAKPTTLVPSSSVPPPSTKYSPLTPIIVTLPTVPDREDRERVTPPISERIQLSIHFVNDTCIQVNWISLFTVMAYKLTWVKMGHSLVGGIVQERIVSGEKQHLSLVNLEPKSTYRICLVPLDTYNNYRTGEDTVCSEATTKASFSNNGSNIPSSHEQTTSQNLGSPFLLAGLIGGAVIFVLVVLLSIFCWHMHKKGRYTSQKWKYNRGRRKDDYCEAGTKKDNSILEMTETSFQIVSLNNDQLLKGDFRLQPIYTPNGGINYTDCHIPNNIRYCNSNVSDLEHCHT from the coding sequence ATGGGTTCCTGGACTAGAATGTGGCCCTCAGACTGGGCTGTTCTCTTGAAATCATGGCTTATCTTTTCCCTGGGGCTCTACATGCAGGTCTCCAAAACTTTGGCCTGTCCAAAAGTGTGCCGCTGTGACCGAAACTTTGTCTACTGTAATGAGCGAAGCTTGACCTCAGTGCCTCTTGGGATACCAGAGGGTGTAACTGTCCTCTACCTCCATAATAACCAAATTAATAATGCTGGATTTCCTGCAGAGTTGCACAATGTCCAGTCTGTGCACACAGTCTATCTGTATGGCAACCAATTGGATGAATTCCCAATGAACCTGCCCAAAAATGTCAGGGTTCTCCACTTGCAGGAAAACAACATTCAGACAATTTCTCGGGCTGCTCTTGCTCAGCTCTTGAAACTGGAAGAACTGCACCTTGATGACAACTCCATCTCCACTGTTGGAGTTGAGGATGGGGCATTCCGGGAAGCCATCAGCCTCAAGCTTCTGTTCTTGTCCAAGAATCACTTAAGCAGTGTACCAGTAGGCCTTCCAGTGGACTTACAAGAACTTCGAGTAGATGAAAACCGAATTGCTGTCATTTCAGACTTGGCCTTCCAGAATCTTACAAGTTTGGAGCGTCTGATTCTGGATGGCAATCTGCTTACTAATAAAGGCATAGCTGAAGGCACCTTTAGCCACCTCTCCAAGCTCAAGGAATTCTCTATAGTGCGTAATTCACTGACGTATCCTCCTTCTGATCTTCCAGGTACACATCTGCTAAGGCTGTACTTGCAAGACAACCAGATAACCCATATACCACTTACAGCCTTCTCAAATCTTCACAAACTGGAACGTCTTGATATTTCCAACAATCAGCTTCGTATGTTGGTAAAGGGTGTATTTGATGATCTCCACAACCTGAGACAACTCACTGTAAGGAATAATCCCTGGTTGTGTGACTGCAGTATTAAGTGGGTCACTGAATGGCTCAAGTTTATTCCCTCTTCCATCAATGTACGGGGTTTTATGTGTCAGGGACCAGAGCAGGTCCGAGGTATGGCAGTCAGGGAGCTTAATATGAATATGCTGTCAtgccccaccaccacccctGGTCTGTCACTTATCATCACCCCAGTCCCGGCTACAGCCAAGCCAACTACATTAGTTCCCTCCTCATCAGTTCCTCCCCCAAGTACTAAGTATAGTCCTCTGACTCCTATCATAGTCACACTCCCCACTGTGCCTGACAGGGAAGACAGAGAAAGGGTAACACCTCCTATATCTGAACGAATTCAACTCTCTATCCATTTTGTGAATGATACTTGCATCCAGGTTAACTGGATATCTCTTTTTACCGTGATGGCATATAAACTCACATGGGTTAAAATGGGCCATAGTCTGGTAGGAGGAATTGTTCAGGAACGAATAGTTAGTGGTGAGAAACAGCACTTAAGCTTGGTAAATCTGGAGCCCAAATCCACCTATCGGATTTGCTTGGTTCCTCTGGATACTTATAATAATTACCGAACTGGAGAAGACACTGTCTGTTCAGAAGCCACAACAAAGGCTTCGTTTTCAAACAATGGCAGCAACATCCCTTCCAGCCATGAGCAGACAACTTCTCAGAACCTGGGCTCCCCATTTCTGCTTGCAGGTTTAATTGGGGGTGCAGTGATATTTGTGCTCGTGGTCCTGCTCAGCATTTTTTGCTGGCACATGCACAAAAAGGGGCGTTACACCTCCCAGAAGTGGAAATACAATCGGGGCCGTCGGAAAGATGACTACTGTGAGGCAGGGACCAAGAAGGACAACTCCATCCTGGAAATGACGGAAACCAGCTTCCAGATTGTGTCCTTAAATAATGATCAACTCCTTAAAGGAGATTTCAGACTGCAGCCCATTTATACCCCAAATGGGGGCATTAACTACACAGACTGCCACATCCCCAACAACATACGATACTGCAATAGCAATGTCTCAGACCTGGAGCACTGTCATACGTGA